In a single window of the Candoia aspera isolate rCanAsp1 chromosome 14, rCanAsp1.hap2, whole genome shotgun sequence genome:
- the PDXDC1 gene encoding pyridoxal-dependent decarboxylase domain-containing protein 1 encodes MENSLEKMVDPTLAEMGKNLNEAMKLLEDNQRKAEEENEKNYTRKDIPGPLQGSGQDMVSILQLVQTLMHGDEEEESLQSYRLQNVGEQGHMALLGHSLAAYISVLDRDRLRKLTTKILSDTTLWLCRLFRFENGSAYYHEDDRGGLLKVCKLVIHSLYEDYATEGFNALYNKQPMVYISAAARTGLGQFLCSQLGLPLSCMCRVPCNTMFGSQHQMDVALLDRLIKEDIESGKLPILLVANAGTPGAGHTDKLGRLRELCEQHGMWLHVEGVNLATLALGYVSSPILAATKCDSMTLTLGPWLGLPAVPAVTLYRQEDPSLSLAAGLTSNQVVEKLRALSLWLSLQYLGHDGIVERIKRASQLSQRLLENLKNQDFIRTSVEDEFSSPVVVFKFSPEKSHTDHMLRAAQSSAVSGDERDICDTFNQWLGEQLAQLVPASGVDLVDLEDEGTCVRFSPLMTSAVLGTEVQDVDQLVDCLKMKVPVLNCTLQLREEFEQEVKRTIGLSYVEDFSWPGLGVVRYKGQNEDKQEKDVEKINSSLLKKLNELESDLLFSLGPEFGAEKNCMYIGMVTEDLDVPELVETIVATGREIEENSRLLENMTEVVRKGIQEAQVQLQKANEERLLEEGLLRQIPVVGSVLNWFSPFRASPKGQTFNLTAGSLESTETTYISKAQGTGITPPPTPTSSHAKQRFPGQKLFKRAGRNSDGLSETSSVSQATDLDKGELAASPLKPENTELSSENTPLAPETTDASPGAKAQALGNDSTPSEEQESLR; translated from the exons atggtTGATCCTACCTTAGCGGAAATGGGGAAGAATCTTAATGAGGCCATGAAGCTGCTGGAGGATAATCAAAG GAAAGcggaggaagaaaatgaaaagaactaCACAAGAAAGGATATTCCTGGGCCACTTCAAGGCAG tGGACAGGACATGGTGAGCATTCTGCAATTAGTTCAGACCCTGATGCatggagatgaggaagaagaatCACTACAGTCCTATCG GCTTCAGAATGTGGGGGAACAGGGTCACATGGCTCTCTTAGGACACAGCCTGGCAGCTTATATTTCGGTCCTGGACAGGGACAGGCTAAGAAAACTTACTACCAAAATCCTTTCTGATACGACTCTGTGGCTCTGCAGGCTCTTCAG GTTTGAAAATGGGTCGGCATATTACCATGAGGATGATCGCGGAGGGCTTTTGAAAGTCTGCAAGCTTGTGATTCACTCCCTCTATGAAGATTACGCCACTGAAGGTTTTAACGCATTATATAACAAGCAGCCAATGGTGTACATCAGCGCTGCGGCAAGAACCGGCTTGGGCCAATTCCTTTGCAGCCAG CTCGGCTTACCTCTTTCCTGCATGTGTCGGGTGCCGTGTAACACGATGTTTGGCTCCCAGCATCAAATg GATGTTGCTCTGTTGGACAGACTGATCAAGGAGGACATTGAATCTGGAAAGCTGCCTATATTACTAGTGGCCAATGCTG GCACTCCAGGGGCAGGGCATACAGACAAACTTGGGCGACTGAGGGAACTCTGTGAGCAGCACGGCATGTGGCTCCACGTTGAAGG ggtGAATCTAGCCACACTGGCCTTGGGCTACGTCTCATCTCCCATACTG GCAGCAACCAAATGTGACAGCATGACACTGACCCTCGGACCCTGGCTGGGTCTTCCAGCCGTGCCTGCAGTGACTCTGTACAGACAGGAGGATCCTTCCTTG TCTTTAGCAGCAGGCCTGACCTCCAATCAGGTAGTGGAGAAATTGCGTGCCCTGTCACTGTGGCTGTCCTTGCAGTACCTTGGCCATGACGGAATTGTGGAAAGGATTAAGCGTGCCTCCCAGCTG AGTCAACGGCTATTGGAAAACTTGAAGAACCAAGATTTTATTAGAACCTCG GTTGAAGATGAATTTAGCTCTCCCGTGGTGGTGTTCAAGTTTTCcccagaaaagtcacacacag ATCATATGCTCCGTGCTGCACAATCATCTGCAGTCTCTGGGGATGAGAGAGACATTTGCGATACTTTTAACCAGTGG cttgGAGAGCAGTTGGCTCAGTTGGTTCCTGCCAGTGGGGTGGATCTGGTAGATCTGGAGGATGAAGGCACTTGTGTGCGTTTCAGCCCCTTAATGACGTCTGCAG TTTTAGGAACTGAAGTTCAAGACGTGGACCAGTTGGTGGATTGCTTAAAGATGAAGGTCCCCGTTCTCAACTGCACTTTGCAGCTGAGAGAGGAATTTGAACAAGAAGTGAAAAGAACCATCGGCTTGTCCTACGTGGAAGATTTTAGCTGGCCTGGCCTTGGTGTGGTCAG GTATAAGGGGCAGAATGAAGACAAGCAGGAGAAAGACGTGGAGAAGATAAACAGCAGCCTTCTGAAAAAGCTAAATGAGCTGGAATCAGATCTGTTATTTTCCTTAG GGCCAGAATTTGGAGCGGAGAAGAACTGCATGTATATTGGAATGGTCACTGAGGATCTAGATGTGCCTGAGCTGGTGGAAACCATTGTAGCAACAGGTCGCGAAATTGAGGAAAATTCAAGG CTGTTGGAAAACATGACTGAGGTCGTTCGAAAAGGCATCCAGGAAGCACAGGTTCAGTTGCAAAAAGCAAACGAGGAACGGCTCTTGGAAGAG GGTCTGCTCCGACAGATTCCTGTGGTGGGCTCTGTCCTCAACTGGTTTTCTCCATTTCGTGCCTCGCCAAAGGGACAGACCTTTAACCTAACGGCAG GTTCTCTGGAATCCACAGAGACAACATATATATCCAAAGCACAGGGCACGGGGATCACCCCACCTCCCACTCCCACATCAAGCCATGCTAAACAGAGGTTTCCTG GTCAAAAACTGTTTAAAAGGGCCGGGAGGAACTCGGATGGGCTCAGCGAAACAAGCTCAGTGAGCCAAGCTACTGACTTGGACAAAGGAGAACTCGCTGCTTCTCCCCTCAAGCCGGAGAACACCGAGCTGTCCAGCGAAAACACGCCTCTTGCCCCGGAAACCACGGATGCTTCCCCAGGCGCCAAGGCTCAGGCTTTGGGAAATGACAGCACTCCGTCTGAGGAACAAGAGAGTCTTAGATAA
- the NTAN1 gene encoding protein N-terminal asparagine amidohydrolase isoform X2, with protein sequence MPLLVEGRRLDPARPLRELVRAFPELEEQAKQFRSQPAQAVGPKGLLYVQQREFAATTSKDGSVSILGSDDATTCHFVVLRHTGSGAICLTHCDGSDTETEVLLITNAVKVLSPSTECGRLELHLVGGFCDDRRLSQRLTGQLLRAFDHLLDNVYLMTFCVTELNDRQENGRHLPYVYGIAANVKTGEIFHATFPDRGPDEDMRSARVLAGAKMISVYDSKKEQLCIGPYYWMPFPHVDFWLEQSNQSILQNLSTSPLAEPPHFVAHIRATLLYLREHPFPDKTLFPTRKPRLYKKNAEGLWERISSDQI encoded by the exons ATGCCTTTGCTGGTCGAGGGGCGGCGGCTCGACCCGGCCCGGCCCCTGCGGGAGCTGGTGCGCGCCTTCCCGGAGCTGGAG GAGCAAGCCAAGCAGTTCCGGAGCCAGCCTGCTCAAGCAGTGGGACCAAAAGGACTTCTCTATGTCCAGCAAAGAGAATTTGCAGCCACCACGTCCAAAGATG GTTCTGTTTCCATTCTTGGTTCAGACGATGCAACGACATGCCATTTCGTGGTTCTGAGACATACAG ggagcGGAGCAATTTGTCTAACTCACTGTGATGGGTCAGATACCGAAACAGAAGTTCTGCTAATCACAAATGCAGTGAAAGTGCTTTCTCCAAGCACCGAATGTGGAAg GTTGGAATTGCACCTGGTTGGAGGCTTTTGTGATGACAGACGCTTGTCTCAGCGCCTTACTGGTCAACTGTTAA GAGCATTTGACCACCTGCTAGATAATGTTTATTTGATGACATTCTGTGTGACAG AACTGAATGACCGCCAGGAAAATGGCAGGCATTTGCCATACGTTTATGGAATTG CTGCAAATGTTAAAACTGGTGAGATTTTCCATGCCACCTTTCCAGACCGAGGACCTGATGAGGACATGCGGTCTGCCAGGGTCTTAGCAGGAGCAAAG ATGATTAGTGTTTATGACTCAAAGAAGGAACAGCTTTGCATTGGGCCTTACTACTGGATGCCTTTCCCCCATGTGGATTTCTGGTTGGAACAGAGCAACCAAAGCATCTTACAG AATCTCTCCACCTCACCCCTGGCTGAGCCACCACATTTTGTTGCACACATCAGAGCTACTCTGCTTTATCTAAGAGAGCATCCGTTTCCTGATAAGACTCTCTTCCCTACCCGAAAACCTCGCCTCTACAAAAAAAATGCCGAGGGCTTGTGGGAGAGAATTTCTTCTGACCAGATCTAA
- the NTAN1 gene encoding protein N-terminal asparagine amidohydrolase isoform X1, with protein MGELFGSHFAEAVLGDPDAKRPLQKILFPNQEQAKQFRSQPAQAVGPKGLLYVQQREFAATTSKDGSVSILGSDDATTCHFVVLRHTGSGAICLTHCDGSDTETEVLLITNAVKVLSPSTECGRLELHLVGGFCDDRRLSQRLTGQLLRAFDHLLDNVYLMTFCVTELNDRQENGRHLPYVYGIAANVKTGEIFHATFPDRGPDEDMRSARVLAGAKMISVYDSKKEQLCIGPYYWMPFPHVDFWLEQSNQSILQNLSTSPLAEPPHFVAHIRATLLYLREHPFPDKTLFPTRKPRLYKKNAEGLWERISSDQI; from the exons ATGGGAGAACTTTTTGGTAGCCATTTTGCTGAAGCTGTGTTGGGTGATCCAGATGCAAAAAGGCCTTTACAAAAAATCTTGTTCCCCAATCAGGAGCAAGCCAAGCAGTTCCGGAGCCAGCCTGCTCAAGCAGTGGGACCAAAAGGACTTCTCTATGTCCAGCAAAGAGAATTTGCAGCCACCACGTCCAAAGATG GTTCTGTTTCCATTCTTGGTTCAGACGATGCAACGACATGCCATTTCGTGGTTCTGAGACATACAG ggagcGGAGCAATTTGTCTAACTCACTGTGATGGGTCAGATACCGAAACAGAAGTTCTGCTAATCACAAATGCAGTGAAAGTGCTTTCTCCAAGCACCGAATGTGGAAg GTTGGAATTGCACCTGGTTGGAGGCTTTTGTGATGACAGACGCTTGTCTCAGCGCCTTACTGGTCAACTGTTAA GAGCATTTGACCACCTGCTAGATAATGTTTATTTGATGACATTCTGTGTGACAG AACTGAATGACCGCCAGGAAAATGGCAGGCATTTGCCATACGTTTATGGAATTG CTGCAAATGTTAAAACTGGTGAGATTTTCCATGCCACCTTTCCAGACCGAGGACCTGATGAGGACATGCGGTCTGCCAGGGTCTTAGCAGGAGCAAAG ATGATTAGTGTTTATGACTCAAAGAAGGAACAGCTTTGCATTGGGCCTTACTACTGGATGCCTTTCCCCCATGTGGATTTCTGGTTGGAACAGAGCAACCAAAGCATCTTACAG AATCTCTCCACCTCACCCCTGGCTGAGCCACCACATTTTGTTGCACACATCAGAGCTACTCTGCTTTATCTAAGAGAGCATCCGTTTCCTGATAAGACTCTCTTCCCTACCCGAAAACCTCGCCTCTACAAAAAAAATGCCGAGGGCTTGTGGGAGAGAATTTCTTCTGACCAGATCTAA